One part of the Neisseria zalophi genome encodes these proteins:
- a CDS encoding YfgM family protein, which produces MAAHIEEQEELENFKYFWNKWGRWLFGILLLAALGYLGYVFYQSQQNKQNQEAAGVLIQMVEKEQQSKNANTNADLQNLQQNYPDSIAAAQATLMAATKEFDNGKYDIAAGHLNWVLKNQKSPPVQALAVQRLAVVKLQQNQFDEALAVLETTVDKAFEPLLLETKGDVYAAQGKNKEAVQAYEQALAQLPKDAFNRETIQFKADQLQ; this is translated from the coding sequence ATGGCTGCACATATTGAAGAACAAGAAGAACTTGAGAACTTCAAATATTTTTGGAATAAATGGGGGCGTTGGCTGTTTGGTATATTGCTATTGGCCGCGTTAGGGTATCTTGGCTACGTTTTCTATCAATCGCAACAGAATAAGCAAAATCAGGAAGCTGCCGGTGTACTGATTCAAATGGTAGAGAAAGAACAACAATCAAAAAATGCCAATACCAATGCCGATTTGCAAAATTTACAGCAAAACTATCCCGATAGTATTGCGGCGGCTCAAGCGACATTAATGGCTGCTACTAAAGAATTTGATAACGGTAAATATGATATAGCGGCAGGCCATCTGAATTGGGTGTTGAAAAATCAAAAGTCTCCTCCTGTTCAGGCATTGGCAGTACAACGTTTGGCCGTCGTGAAATTGCAGCAAAATCAATTTGATGAAGCGTTAGCGGTTTTAGAAACCACAGTCGATAAGGCATTTGAACCTTTATTGCTAGAAACTAAAGGTGATGTTTATGCCGCACAAGGTAAAAATAAAGAGGCTGTGCAAGCTTATGAACAGGCTTTGGCACAGCTGCCAAAAGATGCTTTCAATCGAGAAACCATACAATTTAAAGCCGACCAATTGCAATAA
- a CDS encoding NADP-dependent malic enzyme: MDELIKEAALNFHEYPTPGKIQVAPTKPLATQYDLSLAYSPGVAAPCMEIYNDPLAAYKYTARGNLVAVISNGTAVLGLGNIGPLASKPVMEGKGVLFKKFAGIDVFDIEINETDPDKLVDIIASLEPSFGGINLEDIKAPECFYIEKKLRERCNIPVFHDDQHGTAIITAAATLNALRITGKNIEDVTLVCSGAGAAAISCLDLLVALGMKRENMTVCDSKGVIYATREDRERMDESKVRYAIQDNGQRTLGDAVNGKDIFLGLSGPNVLSTEMLKTMNKSPIVFALANPAPEIWPPEAKEARSDVIIGTGRSDFPNQINNVLCFPFIFRGALDVGATTINEEMKLACVRAIADLAMAESSAEVAGAYGDAELTFGPEYLIPKPFDPRLIAQIAAAVAQAAMDSGVATRPITDMAAYIEKLNQFVYKTSLFMRPVFNQARKQIKRIVLTEGEDERILHAAQQVVSQKLAFPILVGQRKIIEERLQAQGLTIQQGKDFELIDIDNNPHFEASWKEYYQLRKRKGVTEEMARRRLRANSTLIGALMVRLGHADGMLCGTMGRFYDHFNIFEEVIGYNNPENHAFAMNALISNKGNFFIADTYINEDPDAQQLATGTLMCAKEIKRFGIKPKAALISNSTYGSRTDKDALKMQKALEMIRELDPTLEIDGEMQADVAMDEAMRKSIYPETTLTGSANLLVMPNVEAANISYNLLRVNATNGITVGPILMGMNKPVHIVTPISTVRRIVNMIALTAVDAQR; encoded by the coding sequence ATGGATGAGTTAATCAAAGAAGCTGCTCTTAATTTTCACGAATACCCGACTCCGGGTAAAATTCAAGTTGCTCCCACCAAACCTCTTGCAACACAATACGATTTATCATTGGCTTATTCGCCCGGCGTAGCTGCACCATGTATGGAAATCTACAACGACCCACTTGCGGCATACAAATACACTGCTCGTGGTAACTTGGTTGCTGTTATTTCAAACGGTACTGCCGTATTAGGCTTAGGCAACATTGGACCATTGGCCAGTAAGCCCGTCATGGAAGGTAAAGGGGTTTTATTCAAAAAATTTGCCGGCATTGATGTATTCGATATTGAAATTAATGAAACCGATCCAGACAAACTCGTTGATATCATCGCCTCCCTCGAACCTAGCTTCGGCGGTATCAACCTCGAAGACATTAAAGCACCGGAGTGCTTTTATATTGAGAAAAAACTACGCGAACGCTGCAATATTCCCGTCTTCCATGACGACCAACACGGCACAGCTATTATTACCGCGGCCGCCACTCTGAATGCCTTACGCATTACTGGTAAAAATATCGAAGACGTCACATTAGTATGTTCCGGTGCTGGTGCAGCTGCTATCTCCTGCCTTGATTTGCTGGTTGCATTGGGCATGAAACGCGAAAATATGACTGTTTGCGACTCAAAAGGCGTTATTTATGCTACAAGGGAAGACCGCGAACGTATGGACGAATCTAAAGTACGTTATGCCATTCAAGATAATGGACAACGTACTCTAGGTGATGCAGTTAACGGTAAAGATATTTTCTTAGGCTTGTCTGGTCCCAATGTTTTGAGCACAGAAATGCTCAAAACCATGAATAAATCACCTATCGTTTTTGCTTTGGCCAATCCTGCTCCCGAAATCTGGCCGCCTGAAGCAAAAGAAGCTCGTTCTGATGTGATTATCGGAACAGGCCGATCAGACTTCCCCAATCAAATCAATAATGTATTATGTTTCCCATTTATCTTCCGTGGTGCTTTAGACGTAGGTGCCACCACCATTAATGAAGAAATGAAACTGGCCTGCGTTCGCGCTATTGCCGATTTAGCCATGGCAGAATCAAGTGCCGAAGTAGCGGGAGCCTATGGAGATGCTGAACTAACTTTCGGCCCCGAATACTTGATTCCGAAACCTTTCGATCCTCGTCTGATTGCTCAAATTGCAGCTGCCGTTGCTCAGGCCGCTATGGATTCAGGTGTAGCAACACGCCCAATTACAGATATGGCCGCTTATATAGAAAAACTGAATCAGTTTGTTTATAAAACCAGCCTATTTATGCGCCCTGTTTTCAATCAAGCACGCAAACAAATCAAACGTATCGTATTAACTGAAGGTGAGGACGAGCGTATATTGCATGCCGCACAACAAGTAGTCAGCCAAAAACTGGCTTTTCCCATTTTAGTAGGCCAACGTAAAATTATTGAAGAGCGACTACAAGCACAAGGTCTGACGATCCAGCAAGGTAAAGATTTTGAATTAATCGATATCGACAACAACCCGCATTTCGAGGCCAGTTGGAAAGAATATTATCAATTACGCAAACGCAAAGGCGTTACCGAAGAAATGGCACGCCGACGTCTTCGCGCCAATAGCACACTGATTGGTGCATTGATGGTTCGACTTGGCCACGCAGACGGTATGCTTTGCGGCACCATGGGACGGTTCTATGACCACTTCAATATTTTTGAAGAAGTTATCGGTTATAACAATCCCGAAAATCATGCTTTTGCTATGAATGCTTTAATTTCCAACAAAGGTAACTTCTTTATCGCTGATACCTATATTAATGAGGATCCTGATGCCCAACAATTGGCTACTGGTACTTTAATGTGCGCTAAAGAAATTAAGCGCTTCGGTATCAAACCCAAAGCAGCCTTAATCTCCAACTCAACCTATGGTTCTCGCACTGACAAAGATGCTTTAAAAATGCAAAAAGCATTAGAAATGATTCGTGAGCTAGATCCGACACTGGAAATTGATGGTGAAATGCAGGCCGATGTGGCTATGGATGAAGCGATGCGTAAAAGCATTTATCCGGAAACCACACTTACAGGATCGGCTAACTTATTGGTAATGCCTAATGTAGAAGCAGCGAATATCAGCTATAACCTACTACGTGTTAACGCAACCAATGGTATCACTGTAGGCCCTATTCTTATGGGCATGAACAAACCGGTGCATATTGTGACACCGATTTCTACAGTACGTCGTATCGTTAACATGATTGCTTTAACTGCGGTAGATGCCCAACGTTAA
- the der gene encoding ribosome biogenesis GTPase Der: protein MKPTIALVGRPNVGKSTLFNRLTRTKDALVADLPGLTRDRHYGQGKVGSKPYLVVDTGGFEPVVDSGILHEMAKHTLQAIDEADAVVFLVDGRNGLTPQDKIIADRLRQSPRPVYLAVNKGEGGNRAVLAAEFYELALGEPHVISGAHGDGVYYLIEEILENFPNAEEEAEQPKHPVFSVIGRPNVGKSTLVNAILGEERVIAFDMAGTTRDSIHIDFERDGKPFTIIDTAGVRRRGKVEEAVEKFSVIKAMQAVEASNVAVLVLDAQQDIADQDATIAGFALEAGRALVIAVNKWDGISEERREQVKRDIARKLYFLDFAKFHYISALKEKGIDGLFDSIQAAYDAAMIKMPTPKITRVLQSAIERQAPPRSGLVRPKMRYAHQGGMNPPVIVIHGNSLGAISDSYTRYLTQTFRKAFHLQGTPLRIQYNVSENPYEKSIDKPTKKPLRRVALSNRIEKREGRKEEKSRFKKKAKVSVKKMHNK from the coding sequence ATGAAACCCACCATTGCCCTCGTCGGCCGCCCTAATGTCGGTAAATCTACTTTGTTTAACCGGTTAACACGTACTAAAGATGCTTTAGTTGCAGATTTACCGGGTCTAACGCGTGACCGTCATTACGGACAAGGTAAGGTCGGCAGCAAGCCTTATTTGGTTGTAGATACAGGCGGTTTTGAGCCTGTTGTTGATAGTGGTATTCTCCATGAGATGGCCAAGCATACCCTGCAGGCTATTGATGAGGCAGATGCCGTTGTATTTTTGGTAGATGGCCGTAACGGGCTGACACCACAAGATAAAATTATTGCCGACAGACTTCGCCAAAGTCCGCGGCCGGTTTATTTGGCTGTTAATAAAGGGGAGGGTGGTAACCGTGCCGTATTAGCAGCGGAGTTTTATGAATTGGCTTTGGGGGAACCCCATGTGATTTCAGGTGCGCATGGTGATGGTGTGTATTATCTGATTGAAGAAATCTTAGAAAACTTCCCTAATGCAGAAGAAGAGGCGGAACAACCCAAACATCCGGTTTTTTCCGTTATTGGGCGACCGAATGTGGGTAAATCCACTCTGGTTAATGCTATTCTTGGAGAAGAACGTGTAATTGCCTTTGATATGGCAGGAACCACCCGAGACAGTATTCACATTGATTTTGAGCGTGATGGCAAGCCATTTACGATTATCGATACCGCAGGCGTGCGCCGTCGCGGTAAAGTGGAGGAAGCGGTAGAAAAGTTTTCGGTGATTAAGGCCATGCAGGCAGTTGAAGCATCTAATGTGGCTGTTTTAGTATTAGATGCACAGCAAGATATTGCCGATCAAGATGCCACTATTGCAGGTTTTGCGCTTGAAGCCGGTCGTGCTTTGGTGATTGCTGTGAATAAATGGGATGGTATTAGCGAAGAAAGACGTGAGCAAGTAAAACGTGATATTGCCCGTAAGTTATATTTTCTTGATTTTGCCAAGTTCCATTATATTTCTGCATTAAAAGAAAAAGGCATTGATGGGCTATTTGACAGTATTCAGGCTGCTTATGATGCGGCAATGATTAAAATGCCTACACCGAAAATTACCCGGGTTTTGCAGTCTGCGATAGAGCGTCAGGCTCCACCACGTTCCGGATTGGTTAGGCCTAAAATGCGTTATGCCCATCAAGGTGGCATGAATCCGCCGGTGATTGTGATACATGGCAATTCGTTGGGTGCGATTTCAGACAGCTATACCCGATATCTGACACAAACATTCCGTAAAGCATTTCATCTTCAAGGTACACCGCTACGCATCCAATACAATGTTTCGGAAAATCCTTATGAGAAATCAATCGATAAACCGACTAAAAAACCGTTACGTCGAGTAGCATTAAGTAACCGCATTGAAAAGCGGGAAGGAAGAAAAGAAGAAAAGAGCCGTTTTAAAAAGAAAGCCAAAGTCAGTGTTAAAAAAATGCACAATAAATAG
- the azu gene encoding azurin, which produces MKTYLALLSAAVLSLAACSQESPAPSEQPAETAVEASANVVEAEAVPASADTKDAVCDMVVEADDAMKFNTNEINISKACKEYTITLKHVGKIPKAAMGHNLVIAKTEDVDGIVKDGAAAQVDNGYLKVGDERIIAATQLIGGGEEATVTVDTSKLAEGDKYEFFCSFPGHIGLMRGTVNLVD; this is translated from the coding sequence ATGAAAACTTATTTAGCCTTACTTTCTGCTGCTGTTTTAAGCTTGGCGGCTTGTTCTCAGGAATCCCCAGCGCCTTCAGAGCAACCTGCGGAAACTGCTGTGGAAGCATCTGCTAATGTAGTAGAAGCGGAGGCAGTGCCTGCATCTGCGGATACTAAAGATGCAGTGTGCGATATGGTTGTTGAGGCTGATGATGCTATGAAGTTTAATACCAATGAAATCAACATTAGTAAAGCATGTAAAGAGTACACGATTACTTTAAAACATGTCGGTAAAATACCTAAGGCAGCCATGGGGCACAATCTTGTGATTGCAAAAACAGAAGACGTTGATGGTATTGTTAAAGATGGCGCTGCTGCACAAGTTGATAATGGTTATTTAAAGGTAGGTGATGAGCGCATTATTGCTGCAACTCAATTAATCGGTGGCGGTGAAGAGGCGACAGTTACTGTTGATACCAGTAAATTAGCAGAGGGCGATAAATACGAATTTTTCTGCTCATTTCCTGGTCATATCGGCTTAATGCGCGGTACGGTTAACTTGGTAGATTAA